GGCTGGAAAGGGCAACGGGGCAATTGCCAAGCAGCTTGGTGAAAACAGATCAACTGTTGGAGCAATTGTCAGAAAATGGAAGAGGCTAAAGACGACTGTCAGTCTCCCTCGGACTggggctccatgcaagatctcacCTCATGGGGTATCACAGATGATAAGAAAGGTGAAGAATCAGCTCAGAGCTACACGGGAGGAGCTGGTCAATGACATGAAGAGAGCTGGGACCACAGTTTCAAAGGTCACTGTCGGTAGAACACTATGCCGTCATGGTTTCAAATCACGCATTACACGGAAGGTTCCCCTGCTCAACTCATCACATGTCCAGGCccatctgaagtttgccaatgaccaTATGGATGTTCCAGAGGAGGCATGGGAGAAAGTcatgtggtcagatgagaccaaaatagaactttttggtcgaAAATTCACTCGCCGTGTTTAGAGGAAAAAGAAGGAGTTGCATCCCAAgaacaccatccctactgtgaagcatgggggtggaaacatcatgctttgTGGGTGCTTTTCTGCGAAGGGGATGGGACGACTGCACTGTATTAAGGAGAGGATGAATGGAGCCATTTATTGTGAGATTTTGAGCAACAACCTCCTTCCCTCAGTCAGAGCACTGAAGATGGGTCGTGGCTGggtcttccaacatgacaataacccaaagcacacagccaggataaCCAAGGAGTGGCTCTGTAAGAAGCATATCAAGGTtctggagtggcctagccagtctccagacctaaatcgaatcgaaaatctttggagggagcTGAAACTCCGTGTTGCTCAGCGCCAGCCCTGGAACCTGACAGATCTAGAGGAGATCTGTgtggaggagtgggccaaaatccctTTTCAAGTGTGTGCAAACCTGGTCACGAACTACGGGAAATGTTTGATCTCTGTAATTGCAAACAAAGGCTTCTgtaccaaatattaacactgattttctcaggtgtttaaatacttatgtgcagcagtgcaatacaaataaattctttacaaatcatacaatgtgatttcctgaatttttttttacattctgtctctcacagtgggaatgcacctacaatgtgaatttcagaccccTCCATGATTTCTAAGTGGGAGAATTGCAAAATCGCAGGGTGTTGAAATACTTATGTTcctcactgtatactgtattctgTAGTAGGAGTGGGCAGTATGGCAGCAATTATAtcgctttttaattaaaaattctgaTGGTTTCGGTAGATAACAGTATAATGCATTTGTATTTGGCACACCTGATAAAGTCCCTGTGTAATTCTACATACATGCACACCTCTTATTCATCAAAATACTTCACATTCTGCTACTCGTATTGATTGAATAGCAGGTATTCACCTCTTGGAAGTTCATCTAGCTTCTCACTCATTGCTGCTGCCTCCAAGCAAACACAGGAAAagaaacagtttttttcttttctctctccctGTTTAAAATTGTCAGCATTAAACAATCATCCATTGTCAAATCGACTTAATCCAAAGCAGAATATGAATTTGAAGTTGTGCAATACTAGCTCCGACCTCATGCTACTGCTGATTGGTTTATTGCCCAGTTCTATTATGTACATATGCATCGGATATGAGCAACTTCAAATGCAGGTTTAATTTCTGCATGTCCCAAAGAAACCATTCTTACTTGTAGTTACTTTTAAGAAAATACTGTTGGCATAAAATACTGACTTTGACCACAGTGCTAAAACACTTAAGTACCTTATCATTTCCGAAACTACTAGTTGTagctacaaatacagtatatcaaaaacaATTTGATCTATTAAGAAACTAATGAAAGTAGCTGATTTTCCTGACACATTTTCTAACAGAACTTCTGAGAGAACTCAGgtaatttaaataattgtaaCTAAATGTTCagtatgtttaataataatagacTTGTTTTATCACCATGTTTATCAGTTTGTGAATGCAGTATTGTAGAAATCAATTAATTAACCCTACTTTTTGCTTATTTAGTGGATAAATTTTaccatattttttaaacaaaagaagcagAATTTCCAGGAAATTTAAGAGTGGACTGATTAACTTAATAGCTAACACAAGGATGCCCCCAAGTATCAGTTGTTCTAATACACAGTACTGAAAACAGCTTCACATGGGCTTTGCATCTTGGTTAACAATTAGCAACAAAATTCAGCTGtgatataggtttttttttttgcttaatattttCACTCAGTTTTATGACTGAACATCTTAGATTATACATAGAATGCAAATACAAAGGCGTTTCCTTGTGTATGTACATAAATGCTTGAATTTGTTTCTTACAGCATTCTGTCAAGAATAACCTGTATATTGTACTTGCAAAGACacacaaaacaatttaaagtgCTAAGCAATCCACATATGCATCAAAGGTGACTGCTGAGCAAATTCAAAATCTTCTTTTTGGTGGCTCGTTTTCCTCTATGGCCAGGGTATAGGCAGTTCAATGTCCAGAGAAAATGATGCaggttcttttcctggtttttggTGCAGTgctattaaaaataatgcataagtaGTTGGCCTTAACTGTTCTTTCAATGTGACGGAATGCACTTTGTGATAGGAGAACTCATCTGCCTGGGTAGACTTGCTAATAATTGGCTAAGCCTTTATTATTGACTGTTCTCTTTTTATAGTGCTGGTGTATTTGCTTCAGTGTACACAGCTAAATAATTTGTAAGAGATCTATGAAGTGCACATTCTTTGCCTATAAAATATATACCCCATGTTAAGGTAATTCTATAAAATACATTCTGGTTCTTTGCATagccaaaaaagaagaaggaaaagctgcagatgaaagaaataaaagcagGGACTGATGTTGAGTATGCAGTACTTAATGTATGTGTTTCTGGTCATGATATGACACTTGTGGAACATTTCTCTCAATACATCCATAACCTCTGCAACCGACTCAAGATCAAGGTGGATGAAAGGTGAgttctttgtcttttgttattgTACTTATTTTGTCTCTTTACTAAACTTGATAATTGTAATAAATTCAAATACTCTCTGCTGGTCCTAGCCAGCATGTTTGTACATCAATGCAGATGTTCTCAGAAAGTTTCATGTGTTCCACTATCCCATTGCTGCaatcaaatgtaaaaatttgTTTAGGAAAGAGGTCATGAATTAGACACTTCTTCATGCAAGGCATTTGACACTAAAAAGTGTAAACTGGTTTTTGCAATTACCCTGTTTTTTTAAGGtactatttatgttaatttgtgtattttagtCCTCTGTTGTTAATTCTGAAAGAAAACACAGTGAGCGCTTTCAAAAACAGTAACATGCATTTTCATCTTAAATGCTGaatatttatatttcatataatAGTGACATGTATACATAAGGTAAGACTGCCTCAACAAGTTGGTAATTAATTTGTTTAGTCATATTACTCCTTCATTGAGTCTATCAAggcaaagtaataaaaaaaggGTTAAATCTATCCTGTCGGGCAGTATCCGTATTACAAGTTCAGAGTTTCAGATGTTGGTAGACTATTACTAAAATAGAAGAGCAGTACACTCTCACATTCTTAATGCTGCTAACATTTTGGGCTCTGTAAATCAAAAAGCTCATGGGGAAAAAAAGAGGTAATAGCGTGACGGACCATCAGAATTCAACATTCTTACCCATAAAAATCCTTTGCCATAATTTTATCACATGGGTGatatttcctttgtttctttatgtTGCGAAATTGCTTCAACAATTCTGTGTTTGTTTATGTCACATATATTTTACAGATACAGCACACATCTGACTTGCAGTGTTAATGCtgattcaaattaagcaaacggGCAATATGAGATTGGGAGTTTAATTAAAGCTGTTCATCGAGAATGCTGCTTTGTGACTCATTGATTGGTGAAAAAAGGGGGAGAAAAGATATTTTTCTTGTATCGTACATAAAAGCAGCACTATTTTAGTTAAAATtgaatgtgtttaattttaatattagcaCACAGTATCTATGTTTTTTAGTATACAATGGAGTTTAGAACATTCCCAATATTTTTCacacttaaatattttaatatttaatgtggTATAGTATTATACTCTATCTGGTTAAAGTGCAACTATTATAGTTTTTTCCTTCCTTTGTAAAAGTTTTGATTCCTTCTTACAAACAGAAGCAAGTAATTCCAAACACATCACTCTGTATATTCTggaattttgtattaatttttgattACACAGTCTCTGCATCTAGAACAAAGCATGGTTCTTTTACTTGGTTTGCATTTGTAGTTGGGGGAAAAACATTTGCAAATAGTAAAACATTATTCAGTCAGAAATACAaacaatacagtattaaaaacattGTTCTAAAATTATTCAGACTTGCTTTAAGATTAAAAAATAGGATTcataaatgtttgttttgaatATGTTACAGTTGTTTTATACCTTTGTTTTCAGTTATGCTTTGCCAACAAAATGCACTGAAGTAATGCTAATGCAGGATCAAGGCACAAAAATGTACACAGATGCAATTCTAAACACTCATATGAGAGTTGTGCAGGTAAAGTGAATTTTGAAAAATTGTATATCCAAACTacccaatgcaaatttttaaCTTTTCTAATAGTTTTTTGTAGCTTCTTGCATTCCTTTTATTGTATGATTCACTTTGATAAATTCTACTTGAAAGTATTCTCTGCATCACTGGAAGCAAGGCCAGAAATGACCCTCGGCGGTGCAGCAAGTTCCTTACAGAGCCCACTTACCCAGTGCTAAATAAGAAACATGtatacaagaatttttttttctccattgactataatataacaaaagtcaattaaaaacattattcctTGCAGAGCATTTAAAAGCAATATTCTGTTTTTTGGCTATgtaacattatttatatttttagtctCTGTATCTTAGAGAGGTCACAGAGTATTCACTCTTGAACCCATGATGTGTTTATGCACATTGCAAGTATTTTCTAAATAGCCAGTTGCAGTACCTCACACACAATATACTGCCCaggttttcagaagaaaaaagaaattaaaaaaaacttcactgtTGTAGGGAAGGCGCACATTTTTCCCACCAAACATCAACAGAAATCAACCATTCCTATTTCTAAATCAGCCCTCATGTTAGGCTGGTATCTTGTTGagtacaatgataaaaaaaaaaaaaactgagctcAGAAATATAGCACGGTAAAGTTAAGGTCTtaagtaatttaaataaacaaaacacgtATTATAATAGAGTATGGTCATGTTGTAGGGCTTTAAAGGCATTTATATTACTTTCAAGTGGTAGTTTATACAATAGTTTACACTTGTGTGCTAAACACTTCTCATTCCAAAAATGAACTTAACTATTCACTGATTTTATTACTGGAATATGGAACATAAGTTTGGGGTGGGGACAGGAGCTTTGATCCATGAAGTTTCTTCTTAAACAGAATAACTTgaaagttttttggttttttttttgtactaagatacattttttttatagaattgtGGTTAATATACTGCTTTTCAAAATATCGACCACATTTGTTGTCACTTATTCCAGTTAGGAGCTTTAAGTTCCACATTGGCTCCaatattcattgaaattcttcaGATGAATCAGCCAGAAGGAGTGCAGTTCTCTATTAAAGAGGTAAGACTGTTTGTGattttaacacattattttgCAACCCTTGAGTTTCTGTTAGCCTCTATATAGTGTTTCCTAGTTCATAGTCTGATATCTCAATAGTGAATCCAGCAGCTATTTTTAGCAGAAATAAGTAACTGCCTAATTTCTCTGGACACACTCTTAAATTTGCTGCTTTTCTTTACATGTCATCTTTTCTGCCACTATATTCTCCCTTTTTAATGTGTTGCTATAAACAGGCTTTCCTGCATGCTAGATGTCACTAAGACATTAAATTATGTATTAGGTGGCATTCATGAATCACTCTTTAACTGTTTTACTTCAGTTTGAAATAGGCCTTTCTACTTAACTAAATAACTAGTTCTCTATGGAGTCAGTAatagatttttttcctcctttaatAAATGACACACTTGAAAGGTATTTCTGAAGTTAAATTTTATgtgtttaaagaaatactccatccaagaagtattttttttatgttacttaacccatatgttttatattaatgacCAAGAAAGAAAATTAGTCTTACGTTTTTTATGGAGAACAAATatgataaaacaaaattttatacaatgacaaaacaatatgaaaactgTCCATTGAGGGtgatatacatataaatatataaattagccATTTATTAACAACATGCATGATACATATCTTTGTAAAATAGAAATGCACTTCACCAGCCCACTTACAGGAAAGATTTATATGCTTGAACATTCATTCTGCAGTATTTACCAGTATCTAAAATTCTAATACACTTTTGAGTTTGTCTAGCTGGATggcattttttcccaaaaaaattaaaagcaggaAAAAAGCCCATAAATGCAGCTtactgcagaattttaaaattattattaaaagttgttTTAATCCTACAGATTCATTATGCTATGTATACTTTCTTTGTTTGTAATTGATATATTAGATGTTATTTCCCCTGTCTGCAAATTATTAATTCAGGGGaagaaaagtgttttaaaattggTAATTCTGTTATAAATTTTGCTGTTGGATTTCATATTCCAATTCATAACTCATTAACTAataatagtttttgttttaaatgtcttaGTACTAAATATGTTATTTGGCATGTACAGTGCATTACAGTGTATGAATCAAGTTTAACGAGTGTTCTGATTTATTTTATAGCATATATAAGCTTTTCATTTACTAAAACTTGGATTTTATAGAAAGGAACAAGAATGCATGTAAATTAACCTGTATTTAGATAATAAACAAGACAtgtattgtatacagtaaatgacatgttttttttttctcctgactgTAGCACACAGAAGCAGACTTTTATTCACGATTCAAAGCTCGACCAGAGCTTGAAGAATTATTGGCGCAAGTGAGCTGAGAATAATAACTGCTTAATTACTGGAGGCAGTCCAGTCTCTTTTCCCCACTGACTCAAAGGCCAAAGGTCACTATAACATGCTGACTGTTTCTAACCTTTGAAATGGAGGTTGTCAATATAATCAATTTATTGCACTGCATCAAATCTGCAGTTTGTC
Above is a window of Polypterus senegalus isolate Bchr_013 chromosome 2, ASM1683550v1, whole genome shotgun sequence DNA encoding:
- the mrpl48 gene encoding 39S ribosomal protein L48, mitochondrial isoform X1; protein product: MNSVLTKVFCRRSEQFFQPIASVYRLSPLDNGVCKVFSVVQNHDRNYRSKPTHGIGRYKYLLPKEVPKKKKEKLQMKEIKAGTDVEYAVLNVCVSGHDMTLVEHFSQYIHNLCNRLKIKVDESYALPTKCTEVMLMQDQGTKMYTDAILNTHMRVVQLGALSSTLAPIFIEILQMNQPEGVQFSIKEHTEADFYSRFKARPELEELLAQVS
- the mrpl48 gene encoding 39S ribosomal protein L48, mitochondrial isoform X2 translates to MLVFCRRSEQFFQPIASVYRLSPLDNGVCKVFSVVQNHDRNYRSKPTHGIGRYKYLLPKEVPKKKKEKLQMKEIKAGTDVEYAVLNVCVSGHDMTLVEHFSQYIHNLCNRLKIKVDESYALPTKCTEVMLMQDQGTKMYTDAILNTHMRVVQLGALSSTLAPIFIEILQMNQPEGVQFSIKEHTEADFYSRFKARPELEELLAQVS